One window of the Maledivibacter sp. genome contains the following:
- a CDS encoding ABC transporter permease produces MTLFDLAVKNIKRNFYNYLIYFISMISSIMIYYIFTSIQYNGEILKIVGVDRRIDVAFKTSSIVVAIFTIMFILYSNSFFTKKRKKEVGLYSLMGVKKKQIGRMLFYENLIMGIVALGAGIFMGSLLSKVFAMLLIKLMGFSVEVKFTIIHKAIINTIITFAILFLITSVQGYTIIFRFKLIELFKAEKMGEKQPKVSIIFAILGIGLILGGYALYLFPEFPSLYSILGTFIMVVVGTYFFFSSFIIFMIKLAKENRKNYYKGINMIRISQLSYRIKGHSKTLATIAILSATTLTAMGVTASVYYDFQTTIDIRYPFSYAYISNDDNVDKKVEEVMGKYPKNKVINSVDFNFAKVKGRLPQVTKYKVTEHVINIISESEFNEIMEVRGIEDKINIDSRDEAVIIDEFYSESFMDSYIGKMAEINLGNKRNEFKIVDTKKYSLLNQFMVFNILVVKDEIYDKYLSRENIIKGRAYINSNEKYSRELTEELADIVTETDIEHDGIGWRFTSYYTSYREGLIESGLTIFIGAFLGLVFLLSTGSIIFFKQLSEANEDKERYKILKNIGVNKREIRASIAKQMLFVFLLPLVVGIFHSLVAVSLLNKMLDINLVVPISLSVGAYTLIYMVYYFLTVNSYAKIVNAKV; encoded by the coding sequence GTGACCTTATTTGACCTTGCTGTAAAAAACATTAAGAGAAATTTTTATAATTACTTAATATACTTTATATCAATGATATCTAGTATTATGATATATTACATATTTACATCGATACAATATAATGGGGAGATCCTAAAAATAGTTGGTGTGGATAGAAGGATAGATGTGGCATTTAAGACATCGTCTATTGTAGTTGCAATTTTTACTATAATGTTCATATTGTATTCTAACTCCTTTTTTACCAAAAAAAGAAAAAAAGAGGTTGGACTATATTCGCTTATGGGTGTTAAAAAGAAACAAATTGGAAGAATGTTATTTTATGAAAATCTAATAATGGGTATAGTAGCCCTTGGGGCAGGAATTTTTATGGGAAGCTTGTTGTCAAAGGTCTTCGCCATGCTTTTGATTAAATTAATGGGATTCTCCGTGGAAGTGAAATTTACTATCATACACAAGGCAATAATCAATACTATTATTACCTTTGCCATATTGTTTCTTATTACTTCGGTTCAAGGATATACTATTATTTTTAGATTTAAGCTTATTGAACTATTTAAAGCGGAAAAAATGGGAGAAAAGCAGCCAAAGGTATCAATAATATTTGCAATACTGGGAATAGGTTTGATACTGGGAGGATACGCATTATATCTATTTCCGGAGTTTCCCTCTTTATATAGTATATTAGGAACCTTCATTATGGTAGTTGTGGGAACATATTTCTTTTTTTCATCCTTTATAATATTTATGATTAAATTGGCAAAAGAGAATAGGAAAAATTATTATAAAGGTATAAATATGATTAGAATATCTCAGCTTTCATATAGAATAAAGGGTCATTCTAAAACCCTAGCTACCATAGCTATACTTAGTGCCACAACGCTTACTGCCATGGGTGTAACCGCCAGTGTCTATTATGACTTTCAGACAACGATAGATATACGGTATCCCTTTTCATATGCTTATATAAGCAATGATGATAATGTAGATAAGAAAGTTGAAGAAGTTATGGGGAAATATCCTAAAAATAAAGTTATAAACTCTGTAGATTTTAATTTTGCTAAAGTCAAAGGGAGATTACCTCAAGTCACAAAATATAAAGTAACAGAACACGTTATCAATATTATTTCTGAAAGTGAATTTAATGAAATAATGGAAGTAAGAGGAATTGAGGATAAAATCAATATAGATAGCAGGGATGAAGCAGTAATTATTGATGAATTTTATAGTGAAAGTTTTATGGATAGCTATATTGGAAAGATGGCTGAAATCAATCTAGGAAATAAAAGAAATGAATTCAAAATAGTGGATACTAAAAAATACTCATTACTTAATCAATTTATGGTATTTAATATATTAGTAGTTAAGGATGAGATATATGATAAGTATTTGAGTAGGGAAAACATTATAAAGGGAAGGGCATATATAAATAGTAATGAAAAATATAGTAGGGAATTGACTGAGGAGTTAGCTGATATTGTGACAGAAACTGATATAGAACATGATGGAATTGGGTGGAGGTTTACTTCATATTATACAAGTTATAGAGAGGGTTTAATTGAATCTGGCTTAACAATTTTTATTGGAGCTTTTCTGGGATTGGTATTTTTACTATCGACGGGAAGTATAATATTCTTTAAGCAGCTCTCAGAAGCCAACGAAGATAAGGAAAGATATAAAATATTAAAAAACATAGGAGTTAATAAAAGGGAAATAAGGGCCTCAATAGCCAAGCAAATGCTATTCGTATTTCTTCTTCCCCTAGTGGTAGGTATTTTTCATAGTTTAGTGGCTGTATCATTGTTAAATAAAATGCTAGATATAAATCTAGTTGTACCAATTAGTTTAAGTGTAGGGGCCTATACACTAATCTATATGGTTTATTATTTTTTAACTGTAAATTCCTATGCAAAGATTGTAAATGCAAAGGTATAA
- a CDS encoding ABC transporter ATP-binding protein, translated as MNNVLVAKNVKKIYGSRGNIYPAIDDISLEIKEGEFIGIMGPSGAGKTTLLNVVSTIDKPTSGIITIDGDNIVKMNEDKLSSFRRNKLGFIFQDFNLLDTLTIKENIVLPLALTKVNHKEIEKRLNEVAILLGISNILSKYPYEVSGGQKQRTAAARAIINRPKLILADEPTGALDSKSSSELLECLSDLNENNKVTIMMVTHDAFAASYCQRIIFIKDGVLFTELVRGGSRREFFQKIIDILRALGGDNSDLI; from the coding sequence ATGAATAATGTTTTAGTAGCTAAGAATGTAAAGAAAATATATGGATCAAGAGGGAATATATATCCTGCAATTGATGATATAAGTCTTGAAATTAAAGAAGGGGAGTTTATAGGGATAATGGGACCATCGGGAGCTGGAAAGACTACTCTTTTAAATGTGGTTTCAACCATAGATAAGCCTACATCAGGAATAATCACTATAGATGGAGATAATATTGTAAAAATGAATGAGGACAAGCTATCTTCCTTCAGAAGAAATAAACTAGGCTTTATTTTCCAGGACTTTAATCTTCTTGATACATTAACTATTAAAGAAAATATTGTATTGCCTCTGGCTTTGACAAAGGTAAATCATAAAGAGATAGAAAAAAGATTAAATGAAGTGGCAATTTTGTTGGGAATTAGTAATATATTGAGCAAATATCCCTATGAAGTTTCAGGGGGACAAAAACAAAGGACAGCAGCGGCTAGAGCAATTATAAATAGGCCTAAGTTAATATTAGCAGATGAACCCACCGGTGCATTGGACTCTAAATCATCCAGTGAGCTGTTAGAGTGCTTAAGTGACTTAAATGAAAATAATAAAGTTACCATAATGATGGTTACCCATGATGCCTTTGCGGCAAGCTATTGCCAAAGAATAATATTTATTAAGGACGGGGTCCTATTCACTGAGCTTGTTAGGGGAGGTTCACGCAGGGAGTTCTTTCAGAAGATAATCGATATACTAAGGGCACTTGGAGGTGATAATAGTGACCTTATTTGA
- a CDS encoding sensor histidine kinase has protein sequence MKLKEYLSDRRYLFLFYATLMFFISLVVYLDPSVKVGLDNIIYINIVAFVFFIIYFMGSYLYNKRYYSTINYIIENFEGDIINSLPEPKTHKQYLYNQLFKRIYQQQNDKIEGLYENKKENFEYITSWVHEVKTPIAASRLIIENSMGKSHENILNSIEEELDKIETKVEQVLYYSRIDAFSKDYLIGEINLEKALKEIIKKHAKVFINKRIKVEMENVNMDVSTDKKWLLFIMDQILTNSLKYTDSGGKIRVSTEKDNKEKRLIIEDSGIGIKPEDIGRIFEKGFTGYTGRQNYRSTGMGLYLAKRLARKLGHDISVESVYGEYTRLTIHFPKLINYYNLH, from the coding sequence ATGAAGCTTAAAGAATATTTATCCGATAGAAGATATTTGTTTCTATTTTATGCTACACTAATGTTTTTTATATCATTGGTGGTATATTTAGATCCAAGTGTAAAGGTTGGTTTAGATAATATTATATATATAAACATTGTTGCTTTCGTTTTTTTTATAATATATTTTATGGGGAGTTATTTATATAATAAAAGATATTATAGTACTATAAATTACATCATAGAAAATTTTGAGGGGGATATCATTAATAGTTTGCCCGAGCCTAAAACCCATAAACAGTATTTATATAATCAGCTATTTAAAAGGATTTATCAGCAGCAAAATGATAAAATAGAAGGATTATATGAAAATAAAAAAGAGAACTTTGAATATATAACTTCTTGGGTTCATGAGGTAAAAACACCTATAGCAGCAAGTAGGTTAATCATTGAGAATAGCATGGGTAAATCCCATGAGAATATATTGAATAGTATAGAAGAAGAACTGGATAAAATAGAGACTAAAGTTGAACAAGTGCTATATTATTCAAGAATAGATGCTTTTTCAAAGGATTATTTAATTGGTGAAATCAATTTAGAGAAAGCTTTAAAAGAGATTATAAAAAAGCATGCTAAAGTTTTTATAAATAAAAGAATAAAAGTTGAAATGGAAAATGTAAATATGGATGTGTCTACGGATAAAAAATGGCTTTTGTTTATAATGGATCAGATTTTAACAAATTCCTTAAAATATACTGATAGTGGTGGAAAAATAAGGGTTAGTACTGAAAAAGACAACAAAGAGAAGAGACTCATAATTGAGGACAGTGGAATTGGAATAAAGCCAGAGGATATAGGAAGAATTTTTGAAAAAGGATTTACGGGATATACAGGAAGACAAAACTATAGGTCTACGGGAATGGGATTATATTTGGCGAAAAGGCTTGCTAGAAAGCTAGGACACGATATATCCGTGGAATCCGTATACGGAGAATATACAAGACTGACCATACATTTTCCAAAGCTTATAAATTATTATAATCTACATTGA